The stretch of DNA GTCGCCTCGCGCAGCCTGGGAACGGCGACGATCACATTGCCTTCATCCGCGAGCACGTCCACACTATATTCTTCATGCGGCAAATATTCCATGACGATCAGTTCCGGCAATGTTTTTTCCCGGCAAATCACATCATGAAGCTCCGATATGCTGATAAAGGCCGAATTGGGCTTTTCATAAAACAGAAGCCGCCGCCTGTCAACACTGCGGTCAATGATATGAAACCCTCTGCTCCCATCCGTTACGGTCGGCTTGAAGCACACCGGCTGTTGCGGATAACCGAGCGCATGAATCGCCTCGATCAGTTCCGCAGGCGTATGGACTACATAAAATTTGGGCGTTTCGATTCCGCTTTTCCGCAATCTGGCATACAACTTTCCTTTATGGATCGCATCGGTTAACGCCGCAACGGAAGAAATCAGGATGCTTGTGCCGATCTCCGCCAATTTGTCCTGGATGCTCGCGAGCTTGATTAACTCCCCGGTAACCAACGAAAAAA from Bacilli bacterium encodes:
- a CDS encoding ATP-grasp domain-containing protein; amino-acid sequence: MKPSIRILLTGAGSPAAFGVIKSLRLSDAYHFEFVCMDSSPNASGFYLADRIVVGPKATDEAFVPFILQICENEKIDLIFSLVTGELIKLASIQDKLAEIGTSILISSVAALTDAIHKGKLYARLRKSGIETPKFYVVHTPAELIEAIHALGYPQQPVCFKPTVTDGSRGFHIIDRSVDRRRLLFYEKPNSAFISISELHDVICREKTLPELIVMEYLPHEEYSVDVLADEGNVIVAVPRLREAT